The following DNA comes from Populus trichocarpa isolate Nisqually-1 chromosome 19, P.trichocarpa_v4.1, whole genome shotgun sequence.
caaaataaatcttaaacagCACAAAATAACGACCTTATCCAATAATCTTCAAATTTCACCAATTTCTCCAACCGTTAGATCCatcatccaaaacaaaaatctagCGGCCCAAAACACCCCACCACCATCTTCAATTTTCAACATTTCCCAGctcagaaagaaagaaagagagaggaaaacgCTTTATCTATTCAAAGAGAAAAGGCAAAAACCAATAAAGCAAAagcctttctttttgtttttgcaagaaCCTGAGCTTTCTTTGGCTTCAGAAACaattgttttgtctttttttttcaaattgttttgagaaattatGACAGAGGTTTTGAGCAAGACAAATCTATTTTCTTCTGGTAATTATCAAACCCGGCAACACAATACTATTTCTGTGTTTACAAAGAGTTGCAGGCTTAAAGGGTTTCCTTCGAGGGTCAAACCACAGGGTTTGAGATCTCAAATTTCAAGATCTTCGTCTTGTAGTGATTTTTATGGCAAGAGGGTTGTTGTTCATGGAAATCAAAGCAAACCCAGAAGAGGGTATCTTCCTCAAGCTTCGGTTGTGGCTCTGGTTAGTCAAATTTTTATGGTTTGGATTTATGGtctctattttgattttgttttttgagtgattttttttttattttcttgtggggttgaatttttaatttcttccctGTTTGTTATCGTAAttgttggtttatttttaattattggattgCTTAAATTACTGTGATTTCGCTTAACCATTGAATGAATCGAAGGAGCTGGGTCCTCAATATTCGGTTTTTAGAGGAAAAGAAAGTCtggatttttgttctttttttaattaataaaaagaatcatgAGATTTTGTATATTGTGGAAActcaaagttttgattttttttttcgtgtcaTTTTGATATTACAAGGATGGATAGCTTAatggttttttccttttgttatcttttGTGGAATTAATAGACTGGCCTTAAACTTAAATATGCTAAAAAATGGTGGGAGAAAGGTCTGCAACCCAACATGAGAGAAGTAACTTCTGCGCAAGATCTTGTGGATTCCCTAATGAATGCTGGGGACCAACTTGTTGTAGTTGATTTCTTTTCCCCTGGATGTGGTGGCTGCAAAGCTCTCCATCCCAAGGTATGATCTGCATAACTATTTCGATATACATGTGGTGCATGTGCATGTGAATATGAAtggtttagttgtttttttatatttttttgatggatTTAGTTTTCTGGAAGAATGCTAATGGGAGTCCTTTTGTGGGCAGATATGTCAATTGGCAGAGATGAATCCAGATGTACAATTTCTTCAAGTTAATTACGAGGAGCACAAATCCATGTGTTATAGCCTCAATGTCCATGTGTTACCATTCTTCCGGTTTTATAGAGGAGCTCATGGCCGGTTATGCAGCTTTAGCTGTACTAATGCCACGGTTAGTTTTGCCATTCCTTCACttcttttgttgattaattgtaATATTTGAAGTGAGTTTAATAACTGTTAATTTTATGAACAGACCAATTGGTTTCAGTTTCGCCtttgattttctgtttcttGTATACCAAGAGCTTTAATGGTGAAATAATGAAATGCAGAGCTTGATTGATTCTTGAGATAAACCATTTtctgcatttttttctcttcaaaatccAAGATTTGTAAACTCATTGGAACCACATCACACTCAACTTCACTACTTAATCTTGAATGTTGCTTCACAAACCCAGTTTTTTACTGAACCAGATTAATGGATGTAAGTTGCTAGCATTTTGCATTGATCATTCAATTTATTACACGTACTTTGTCAATGTCATTGATTGTTTCTATAATGTTGGTCTTTGTTTTGGTTCTATTTCAgatcaagaaattcaaagatGCATTGGCCAAGCACACACCAGAGCGATGTAGCCTTGGGCC
Coding sequences within:
- the LOC7453586 gene encoding thioredoxin-like 1-1, chloroplastic isoform X2; protein product: MTEVLSKTNLFSSGNYQTRQHNTISVFTKSCRLKGFPSRVKPQGLRSQISRSSSCSDFYGKRVVVHGNQSKPRRGYLPQASVVALICQLAEMNPDVQFLQVNYEEHKSMCYSLNVHVLPFFRFYRGAHGRLCSFSCTNATIKKFKDALAKHTPERCSLGPTKGLEEKELVALAANKDLSFTYTPKPVQPAPVPAEEEVAPTAGPSHSDRGLPLPLPITSSKSAQDSEEKTLVSSGR
- the LOC7453586 gene encoding thioredoxin-like 1-1, chloroplastic isoform X1 produces the protein MTEVLSKTNLFSSGNYQTRQHNTISVFTKSCRLKGFPSRVKPQGLRSQISRSSSCSDFYGKRVVVHGNQSKPRRGYLPQASVVALTGLKLKYAKKWWEKGLQPNMREVTSAQDLVDSLMNAGDQLVVVDFFSPGCGGCKALHPKICQLAEMNPDVQFLQVNYEEHKSMCYSLNVHVLPFFRFYRGAHGRLCSFSCTNATIKKFKDALAKHTPERCSLGPTKGLEEKELVALAANKDLSFTYTPKPVQPAPVPAEEEVAPTAGPSHSDRGLPLPLPITSSKSAQDSEEKTLVSSGR